The nucleotide window tacaatacatttatgttttgttcaaaaatgtgcatatttagagctggaaatcgtggttatacattgtgaatacgtagcaacattaccccagaatctccggatatgtATGACCAAATGTTTGTATTAGAGAGTAAATGAAGTACATGTTATATGATTTGAGGTACATTCAATTTCTATTggtcaaaaaaaatatataattgtcaCGTTGCATTCTTGGAATAAGAGACCAAATGCTCAACTTGACTATAATCCAGTAGGTATAACTCAAATGCGGAATTCTACCTTCATGGTCCAAGTGCATATGTTGTGAGATGTTGCTGAACTAGCTGTGTGATGTTGTTTCAGTGCTGGCTGCAGCTTGCTGTACACTAACGGATggaggtactgtatgtaataatgATGATGTTACTTAACCAAGCTAATATGAGGAGTGTGTAATTCCTGTTTATTTGTCCTGGCAGCAATTAGCATCACGTGTGAAGGCTCTGATGCTTTACTGCAATGTGGTAAGCTAGTCAACCCTACAGTATACTCACTGACCACCTATGATAGTTTCTACTGTAGATTAGGGTCACTAGCCCACACCATAGAGACCCATACTTGGCTCTCCTTTGTCCCTCACCTTTCTCCTTTTCATTGTCTCTTCCCCATCTCCCCCAGATGGAGGTAAGATTCAAATCAAGCGTGCCAACTATGGTCGTCGTCAACACGATATGTGTTCCATTGGGCGCCCCGATAACCAACTCACCGACACCAACTGCCTCAGCCAATCCACCACCAGCAAGATGGCAGAAAGGTACTGGAACCTGTGCTGTTTACCTGTAGAAACTCCGTGGTTGTTGTGTTAACCACCACCAGGAAGATGGTAGAAGGGTACTGGAACCTGTAGTGTGTACCTGTAGGAACTCATGACCTCTACCTGTCTTTGAAACACACAGGTGTGGTGGGAAGACCCAGTGTGTTGTCCCGGCATCCAATTTCGTTTTTGGAGACCCCTGTGTTGGGACTTATAAGTACCTGGACATCAAATACTCCTGTGTCCAACAGCAAGAAACAAGTCAGTCTCAATGTGTGCTAATTACACTTAGTGGTGGGCATCAATATCCATAATTAGATTCAACGTACTATCGGTATGACTGTGGCATGTTGGGATATTGTTTAATACTCCTACCCACTTTACTCTTTTGTAAAAGAGTGTACTATGCTGATAGCTAGAAAAGGAATAGAATAGCTTTGTTCCCCTATGGTACCAGCTTGCTAACTATGTTTTATTAAATGCTGTCTTATGGCCACAACGTGTTTCATACATGCATGTGTTTTTCAACGCGTAAACCACCCTCACCTGCTAACTAACCCTAGCTAGCCAACAAGCTGTGGTTATTGAAAAATGTAGCCGGCAACAACTTTAGTTAGCGtcgcctatagggaggtcagggacctggaagtgtggtgccaagacgacaaaggaactgattgtggactacaggaaacggagggccgagcccTCCCTACCAGGAGGCTAGAAATATTTGTAATCAGCCCTCCGATCCtcaattctacagctgcaccattgagagctttTTGACTGGATGGATCACCACTAGGTATGGCATCTGactgcaaggtgctacagagggtagtgtgtacggcccagtacatcactcaggctgggctccctgccatcAGGATCTCGACACCACGTGTGTCTGAAGGCCCTACATACAGACtcgagccacccaagtcatactgGTCTCTGCTACTCCATAACAGATGGTACTgctgcaccaagtctggaaccaacaggaccctgaacggTTTCTACTTcctccaagccataaaactgctgaatgaCTACCCTGaccatctgcattgaccctttttgcagtaACCTTTTCGACTTGTCTCATATGCTGCTGCTGTTCcttgttatatgtacatatctcgCTCAATTAGCCAGCAAGAACATGGAAGGGAAGTTTCTCGAGCTTATTTGATGGTTGTGCACACTTCATCCTTTTTACCACTGAATATGTTTCAGTGAACGGCAACTAGCTAGCGCAACTCCCACAGATTGGTAGGGTTTATAGCTAATCTGACAGATGGCACAGCAAACTGCATAGAAATACAGATTTGGTGTGGGTTGACCTTTTTCGCCAGTTTTTATGTTAGCATTTCGAGAACTGTTCACAAGGAAGTGAAACTACAAGGTAACGGTGGAAGATGACGCGCATAACTTTTTATACTTTAGTTCATGCCAACATGTTTAAAATGCACCTGAAATCAACATTCCCTATTAGTGCCCATCACTAACATTTCACCAGGCTAATGTGTGTCTTAATTTGTGTGGTGTAACTCCTGTGTTGTCCTTGCAGTAAGCAGCATCATATGTGAAGGCTCTGATTCTCAACTACTATGTGGTAAGCTGGTCAACACTACCGTACGGTGTATTCATGTGGTGATGTATGTTAGTCACTAACCCACACAAACACCCAGATTTGGTAATCCTTTTCTTCGTTCTCTTCCTCAGATCGTGGTGAGATCCATATTCAGCGTGCCAACTATGGTCGTCGTCAACACGATGTGTGTTCCATTGGGCGCCCACATAAACAACTCAAAAACACCAACTGCCTCAGCCCATCCACCACCAGGACAATGGCAGAAAGGTACTGAAACCTTTAGTGTGCATTTACCTGTAGGCACTCATTGGCTGTGATGTTAACCTCTACCTGTTTCACACAGGTGTGACGGAGAGCGCCAGTGTATCGTCAAGGTATCCAACTCCGTGTTCGGCGACCCCTGTGTCGGAACCTATAAGTACTTGGATGTGGCTTACACCTGTTACTGAATGTGAGTGTATATGTTCATGCACACATGACTGGGAACTAGAATGCTGGTACTGATGGTTTGTCTTGCAGGATATCTTCCTGGGGAACCTGAAGATGTACAAGGCTTTCATTTTCATCGGGTCGTGCTGTTTTCCTCCAACCGCCAAATCAACTTCAGTGACCATTGTAAACCTGTGCATTTTGTGCTGAAACATTTCTTAAACAATTTCTGAACTGTGGTTGTTGGTCTGAATTAAATGACGTGGCTGGAAGACGATACTGGTTGCCTCTTGTATATTACTAAATGTCATACCAATATTACTGACCATGTGTCTGGTATTCTCTCTTACACGGTGTTCACCGGACTCATTTGTACCTGGGGCTAACGTGCCTTTGTCTTGATGTCTGTAATCTGTGCCCACCTTTAGGCAGTTGTAGACAAGTTTAATACTCATTGTGATCTGGAGGGTCAAACTATTTTTAAATCAATTGAACATGCGTCTCAAATCACTGACAGGTAGTACTTATGACATCAGCAGCCTTAATGGTCCTAATTTGTATTAATCACCAGCTAATCTGGTCACAAAGCAGACCTGGATGGGTGAGAAATGTTTATACAATGTGTAGACCCTACAAACATTGATAGTTAAGTGGTTGGATGAACCATGAACCAATTGTTACTGTGTAAATTCAGCTAGACTATTTCTTCTCTTACTAAacatacttgcagtgaagctgcccaactacatcacattagtcTAACAgcttcttatccagagacacacaGGGTCACAGGCACGTCGACAAATCTCCCAATGTCAAAGGGGGACCTGACCGATATAGCCAtccaagagctgcccctcaaccatcacATTCCACCCTGAGAAATAAAATAATTCCATTCCCTGCCCCATGCACCACCAAATAAGAGAAACAACCATGAACAGGCAGGCCAACaatgtttgagtgcatgtatggCACCATGTCCATCTGAGCATTTGAATGAGTATGCatttgtacaaacacctgcatggcATAAGCCTCAACTGTATCAACAcagcccctcagtgtcattcaaatgtatttttatctGGAATTTATTTTACATCATCCCACCTGTCTCTGCTGGCCACACACTTTGGATTTCTACGCAGCATATAtatttcaactatgctgtgattaACATACCATTTCTATTGAATAGACTCTACAGACTGTTGAAAAACGTTTAGTATTAATAATTGATCTCCAACAGtatctagggtcaattttagatc belongs to Salvelinus namaycush isolate Seneca chromosome 20, SaNama_1.0, whole genome shotgun sequence and includes:
- the LOC120064871 gene encoding L-rhamnose-binding lectin CSL3-like — encoded protein: MWIRGGYCSQGQVQVEDVREDARQLISPHSEHADKYSILANGFLCDVVSVLAAACCTLTDGAISITCEGSDALLQCDGGKIQIKRANYGRRQHDMCSIGRPDNQLTDTNCLSQSTTSKMAERCGGKTQCVVPASNFVFGDPCVGTYKYLDIKYSCVQQQETISSIICEGSDSQLLCDRGEIHIQRANYGRRQHDVCSIGRPHKQLKNTNCLSPSTTRTMAERCDGERQCIVKVSNSVFGDPCVGTYKYLDVAYTCY